One Campylobacter sputorum subsp. sputorum DNA segment encodes these proteins:
- a CDS encoding Crp/Fnr family transcriptional regulator — protein MLEKISFFKYVDKQKIKKIENASIIKKYKNGDLLFIEGEEPKWLHLLIKGEIRIFKTKQNGSEIFLHNILAPSFIAEIATLEGIPYPASAKFAANSEVVKIEFDFFKKECLSDENISLGMIKSLSQKLKIMNEVIHNEIILNAEAKVAKQLVENLEIFSMLKNIQIATMLNITPETLSRILSKFKKSKLIEIQKETIKIIDKKALKELYILL, from the coding sequence ATGCTAGAAAAAATATCTTTTTTTAAATATGTTGATAAACAAAAAATTAAAAAAATAGAAAATGCAAGTATTATCAAAAAATATAAAAATGGAGATTTGCTTTTTATAGAAGGAGAGGAGCCAAAATGGCTTCACCTTCTTATAAAAGGCGAAATACGGATTTTTAAAACCAAGCAAAATGGAAGTGAAATTTTTTTGCATAATATTTTAGCACCATCATTCATAGCAGAAATTGCAACTTTAGAAGGAATTCCTTATCCTGCTAGTGCTAAATTTGCGGCTAATTCTGAAGTAGTAAAAATAGAATTTGATTTTTTTAAAAAAGAGTGTTTAAGCGATGAAAATATATCTTTAGGTATGATAAAATCACTTAGTCAAAAACTCAAAATAATGAATGAGGTTATACACAACGAAATAATACTCAATGCAGAAGCCAAAGTTGCAAAACAGTTAGTAGAAAATTTGGAAATTTTTTCAATGCTTAAAAATATACAAATAGCAACAATGCTAAACATCACCCCAGAAACACTGTCTAGAATTCTATCTAAATTTAAAAAAAGCAAACTAATAGAAATACAAAAAGAAACAATAAAAATAATAGATAAAAAAGCCTTAAAAGAGCTTTATATATTACTTTAA
- a CDS encoding transglycosylase domain-containing protein, whose translation MRYIFGILFACFVALALFLGKLYSDIHFEAYSIIDYNPRLTTQIYDRNGELIANVFDDENRLYVDYKDIPGRIIEALVAIEDTSFFEHGGINIEAIFRALIKDIKAMKLVEGASTITQQLIKNVALSPEKKIIRKIKEAVLAYEVENKLTKEQILERYLNHVYFGHGYYGIKTAANGYFRKTLDELTLKEISMLVGMPKAPSAYDPTKHMDLALSRANSVVSRMYDLGWINKNEYEIALAEEPKVYDDTLSKNRAPYVVDEVIKEASLYFSDIRTGGYIIQTSIDLQAQDKAVEALRFGYNEILKRDKDANSTVLNGALIATHPQSGDILALVGGVDYNKSNYNRATQATRQLGSSFKPFIYQLALNLGYSPMSKIPDVARVFENANAGEDWTPKNYGNKYKGFITLKEALRDSRNLATINLLNQIGLDVAYQKLTELGFSGISQDLSIALGSFGVSPLEASKFYSMFPNLGEIVEPKLIRKVTNKFGITKIYDSKRAFIMEPEQAYLMVDMLKTVVNEGTGRRARVDGVEIGGKTGTTNNNVDAWFCGFAPELAVMVWYGNDNNTPMKKFEGGARTSGPVFKKFVEDYKKLNPDMKTKFVKPDGVKSMMYQGKEEFYTDKSPLPNSSQMDNLNMQESEGLIF comes from the coding sequence ATGAGATATATTTTTGGAATTTTATTTGCTTGTTTTGTGGCTTTGGCTTTATTTCTTGGAAAATTATATAGTGATATTCACTTTGAGGCATATAGCATAATTGATTATAATCCAAGATTAACTACTCAAATTTATGATAGAAACGGCGAACTTATAGCAAATGTATTTGATGATGAAAATAGATTGTATGTGGATTATAAAGATATACCCGGTAGAATCATAGAAGCACTTGTTGCGATAGAAGATACATCTTTTTTTGAACACGGGGGTATAAATATAGAAGCTATTTTTAGGGCTTTGATAAAAGATATAAAAGCCATGAAATTAGTTGAGGGTGCATCAACAATTACTCAACAGCTTATAAAGAATGTCGCACTTAGTCCAGAAAAAAAGATTATAAGAAAAATAAAAGAAGCAGTTCTTGCATATGAAGTAGAAAACAAGCTTACAAAAGAGCAAATTTTAGAAAGATATCTAAATCATGTTTATTTTGGGCACGGGTATTATGGTATCAAAACTGCTGCAAATGGGTATTTTAGAAAAACTTTAGATGAACTAACATTAAAAGAAATTTCAATGCTTGTTGGTATGCCAAAAGCACCAAGTGCGTATGATCCAACAAAACATATGGATTTAGCTCTTTCTCGCGCCAATAGTGTAGTTAGTAGGATGTATGATTTGGGTTGGATAAACAAAAATGAGTATGAGATAGCTTTGGCAGAAGAACCTAAGGTATATGATGATACGCTCAGTAAAAATAGAGCACCTTATGTTGTTGATGAAGTTATAAAAGAAGCGTCGCTTTATTTTTCAGATATACGAACTGGCGGTTATATCATACAAACGAGCATTGATTTACAAGCTCAAGATAAGGCAGTAGAGGCGTTAAGATTTGGTTATAATGAAATTTTAAAAAGAGATAAAGATGCAAATAGTACTGTTTTAAATGGTGCATTAATAGCAACTCATCCACAAAGTGGCGATATATTGGCTTTGGTTGGCGGAGTTGATTATAATAAAAGCAACTATAATCGTGCCACTCAAGCTACTAGACAGCTTGGTTCTAGTTTTAAACCTTTTATTTATCAATTAGCTTTAAATTTAGGATATTCGCCTATGAGTAAGATTCCTGATGTGGCAAGAGTTTTTGAAAATGCAAATGCTGGTGAAGATTGGACTCCTAAAAATTATGGTAACAAATATAAAGGATTTATAACTTTAAAAGAGGCTTTGAGGGATTCAAGAAACTTAGCAACTATAAATTTACTAAACCAAATAGGTTTAGATGTAGCGTATCAAAAACTTACAGAACTTGGTTTTAGCGGTATATCTCAAGATTTATCAATAGCTCTTGGTAGTTTTGGTGTATCGCCTCTAGAAGCTTCCAAATTTTATTCTATGTTTCCAAATTTAGGAGAGATTGTTGAACCAAAACTGATTAGAAAAGTTACAAATAAATTTGGTATAACTAAAATTTATGATTCAAAAAGAGCTTTTATAATGGAACCTGAACAAGCATATCTTATGGTTGATATGCTTAAAACTGTTGTAAATGAAGGAACAGGTAGAAGAGCAAGAGTTGATGGAGTAGAAATAGGCGGTAAAACGGGAACTACAAATAACAATGTAGATGCTTGGTTTTGCGGATTTGCACCAGAGCTTGCTGTGATGGTTTGGTATGGAAATGATAACAATACTCCAATGAAAAAATTCGAAGGTGGAGCTAGAACTTCTGGACCTGTATTTAAAAAATTTGTTGAGGATTACAAAAAATTAAATCCAGATATGAAAACTAAGTTTGTAAAACCAGATGGTGTAAAAAGTATGATGTATCAAGGAAAGGAAGAATTTTATACAGATAAGTCTCCTCTTCCAAATTCATCTCAAATGGATAACTTGAATATGCAAGAAAGCGAAGGATTGATATTTTAA
- the maf gene encoding septum formation inhibitor Maf, with amino-acid sequence MLTLASSSQTRAEILRANGISFNQIKLNFKEEVERVGTPSKYVLDVVKSKQKEFFDIYPDMQNVLFADSIVSIEDKIFGKAKYEKDALDMLLAQSGNIVSVFSAMLFCSQKFEMISVNETKFEFLKFEENDLNFYLQSNEWQGKAGAMMIEGFNKKYIKSYSGYLSNARGLCVEILKAFL; translated from the coding sequence ATGTTAACGCTTGCATCTTCATCTCAAACAAGAGCTGAAATTTTAAGGGCAAATGGTATTAGTTTTAATCAAATAAAATTAAATTTTAAAGAAGAAGTAGAGCGTGTTGGCACTCCTTCAAAATATGTTTTAGATGTTGTAAAATCCAAACAAAAAGAATTTTTTGATATTTATCCAGATATGCAAAATGTTTTGTTTGCTGATAGCATAGTTAGCATTGAAGATAAAATTTTTGGTAAAGCAAAATATGAAAAAGATGCTCTAGATATGCTTCTTGCGCAAAGTGGAAACATTGTGAGTGTTTTTAGTGCAATGCTGTTTTGCTCTCAAAAATTTGAGATGATTAGTGTAAATGAGACTAAATTTGAATTTTTGAAATTTGAAGAAAATGATTTAAATTTTTATTTACAAAGTAATGAGTGGCAAGGAAAAGCAGGGGCTATGATGATAGAAGGATTTAATAAAAAATATATAAAAAGTTACTCTGGTTATTTAAGTAATGCAAGAGGGCTTTGTGTGGAAATTTTAAAGGCATTTTTATGA
- the alaS gene encoding alanine--tRNA ligase, translating to MDIRKEFLDYFKNKGHEVIPSSPLVPDDATLLFTNAGMVPFKSIFTGEVPRPNPPIRTSCQTCIRAGGKHNDLDNVGYTARHHTFFEMLGNFSFGEYFKNEVIPYAWEFITEVLKLPKEKLYVTVHEKDDEAYEIWSKYIQKDRIYKFGDKDNFWAMGETGPCGPCSEIFYDQGREHFNTSEDYMGGDGDRFLEIWNLVFMQFERSSDGSLKPLPKPSIDTGMGLERITAIKEGVFSNYDTSIFMPIINEVAKLCSKKYEYKSGASYRVISDHIRSVVFLLAQGVNFDKEGRGYVLRRILRRALRHGYLLGIKEPFMYKLVDIVVKLMGEHYSYLKDKSEIVKEQIKLEEERFLSTIASGLELFNDELKNTKNIFSGEVAFKLYDTYGFPLDLTIDMLREKNISVDEKKFDELMSEQRKKAKASWKGSGDKAIESGDFKVLLEKFGENEFVGYEKTINKTEILALLDENFKLIDELKPNTSGWIMLKQTPFYAQSGGQCGDKGIINNQNEVIDTQKFFGLNLSFVNSKNTLKVGDEVECKVDVIRDEIARHHSATHLLHAALKKVLGSHVTQAGSSVEANRLRFDFSHSKAMSSEEIRQVEDMVNLVISSKEDVKTEIMDLEDAKNSGATALFGEKYDQKVRVLSIGNFSKELCGGTHVKNVSEIGMFLILKESGVSSGVRRIEAVCSKSAFEFIKNLRKDYSEVCETLKTSSPIISIEKLKDEIKSLKSQISAMSNSSALVIDDINGVKVVVSDFEGDIKEKIDEVKNRYEKVVILLGNKKDDKINLAAGVKNAPIKAGELVRNVAKILGGGGGGRDDFATAGGKDILKINDAYEYAKSFIKEKLN from the coding sequence ATGGATATAAGAAAAGAATTTTTGGATTATTTTAAAAATAAAGGACATGAGGTTATACCTAGCTCACCTCTAGTTCCAGATGATGCAACACTTCTTTTTACAAATGCAGGAATGGTGCCTTTTAAGAGTATTTTTACAGGCGAGGTGCCTAGACCAAATCCGCCAATTCGTACAAGTTGTCAAACATGCATAAGAGCAGGCGGAAAGCATAATGATTTGGATAATGTAGGATATACTGCAAGACACCATACTTTTTTTGAAATGCTTGGAAATTTTAGCTTTGGAGAGTATTTTAAGAATGAAGTTATACCATATGCTTGGGAATTTATAACAGAAGTTTTAAAACTTCCAAAAGAAAAACTCTATGTTACTGTCCATGAAAAAGATGATGAAGCTTATGAAATTTGGTCTAAATATATCCAAAAAGATAGAATTTATAAATTTGGCGATAAAGATAACTTTTGGGCTATGGGAGAAACCGGACCGTGTGGACCTTGTAGCGAGATTTTTTATGATCAAGGGCGAGAGCATTTTAATACGAGCGAAGATTATATGGGTGGAGATGGCGATAGATTTTTAGAAATTTGGAACCTTGTTTTTATGCAATTTGAACGCTCAAGTGATGGCTCTTTAAAACCGCTTCCAAAACCAAGCATAGATACAGGTATGGGCTTAGAGAGAATTACTGCTATTAAAGAAGGAGTATTTAGCAACTACGATACATCGATATTTATGCCTATTATAAATGAAGTTGCAAAGTTATGTTCTAAAAAATACGAGTATAAAAGTGGAGCAAGTTATAGGGTTATAAGCGATCACATAAGATCTGTTGTATTTTTGCTAGCTCAAGGCGTAAATTTTGATAAAGAGGGAAGAGGATATGTTTTAAGAAGAATATTAAGAAGGGCATTAAGGCACGGATATCTTCTTGGTATAAAAGAGCCTTTTATGTATAAACTCGTAGATATTGTTGTTAAGCTTATGGGAGAGCATTATTCATACTTAAAAGATAAAAGCGAAATTGTAAAAGAACAGATAAAACTCGAAGAAGAGAGATTTTTAAGCACTATAGCATCTGGTCTTGAGCTGTTTAATGATGAATTAAAAAATACTAAAAATATTTTTAGTGGCGAAGTTGCATTTAAACTATACGACACTTATGGTTTTCCGCTAGATCTTACTATAGATATGCTAAGAGAAAAAAACATTAGTGTTGATGAGAAAAAATTTGATGAGCTTATGAGCGAACAACGCAAAAAAGCCAAAGCTAGTTGGAAAGGTAGTGGTGATAAGGCTATAGAAAGCGGAGATTTTAAAGTATTGCTTGAGAAATTTGGAGAAAACGAATTTGTTGGTTATGAAAAAACGATAAATAAAACAGAAATTTTAGCACTACTTGATGAAAATTTTAAATTGATAGATGAATTAAAACCAAACACAAGCGGTTGGATTATGCTTAAGCAAACACCATTTTACGCACAAAGTGGCGGACAATGCGGTGACAAAGGAATTATAAATAATCAAAATGAAGTTATTGACACTCAAAAATTCTTTGGGTTAAATTTAAGTTTTGTTAATTCAAAAAATACTCTTAAAGTTGGAGATGAGGTGGAGTGCAAGGTTGATGTAATAAGAGATGAAATAGCAAGACATCATAGTGCAACACATCTTCTTCACGCAGCATTAAAAAAAGTTTTAGGTAGCCATGTTACACAAGCTGGAAGTAGCGTGGAAGCTAATAGGCTTAGGTTTGATTTTTCTCACTCAAAAGCTATGAGTAGCGAAGAAATAAGACAAGTTGAGGATATGGTAAATTTAGTTATATCCAGTAAAGAGGATGTAAAAACCGAGATTATGGATTTAGAGGATGCTAAAAATAGCGGCGCTACAGCTCTTTTTGGTGAAAAATATGATCAAAAAGTAAGAGTTTTAAGTATAGGAAATTTTAGCAAGGAGCTTTGCGGTGGAACTCATGTTAAAAATGTCAGTGAAATAGGCATGTTTTTAATATTAAAAGAAAGCGGAGTAAGTTCTGGAGTAAGAAGAATAGAAGCTGTGTGTTCAAAAAGTGCTTTTGAGTTCATTAAAAATTTAAGAAAAGACTATTCAGAGGTTTGCGAAACGCTAAAAACAAGTTCTCCTATAATTTCCATAGAAAAATTAAAAGACGAAATAAAATCATTAAAATCACAAATAAGTGCAATGTCAAATTCAAGCGCCTTAGTTATCGATGATATAAATGGCGTAAAAGTTGTTGTTAGCGATTTTGAAGGCGATATAAAAGAAAAAATAGATGAAGTAAAAAACAGATATGAAAAAGTTGTAATTTTACTTGGAAATAAAAAAGATGATAAGATAAATTTAGCAGCCGGTGTTAAAAATGCTCCGATAAAAGCTGGAGAGCTTGTTAGAAATGTTGCTAAAATTTTGGGCGGCGGCGGCGGCGGTCGTGATGATTTTGCAACTGCCGGTGGAAAAGATATATTAAAGATTAATGATGCTTATGAGTATGCAAAATCTTTTATAAAAGAGAAATTAAATTGA
- the mrdA gene encoding penicillin-binding protein 2: MRMRLIFGIITIFWIILLTRIYYLSIKSNKYYEEIAEQNAVKTELIAPVRGNIYDIKGRPLAVNRLGFSISIKPHISNKEEILDDEINAIVSLFGDLNATKIKKDYKKNDSPYNQDFIEVVDFIDYDAMLPHFAKLVLRHNLLIKPASKRHYPNDNIASHVIGYVGRANLDDYNNDPMTKLTNYTGRNGVERYYNSVLQGINGERKTKVTALNKEVEEISYTKPRSQDIKLTIDLDLQKYIYENFEHRAGAIIVMDLNDGAILSAVSFPEYNLNPFVTGISYEQWNNIVNSLDHPFTNKLVNGLYPPASTIKMASAMAFLDSGKMTKDDGFFCSGSFELGGRKFRCWKSSGHGFVNLNDAIKYSCDDYFYKGSFKVGIDEMVPIYEKFGFGYKTNVDLPNEFVGTVPSRSWKKQKTGESWYQGDTLITSIGQGSFLVTPMQMAKFIGALATNKNITPHFLDSIDGQKVKFEVTDLFIDPKKIQNLSYVKKAMKDVANSEGGTALRVLSQSNVTLGTKTGTAQVVGIPQSEKVRMKEADMEYYQRSHAWMTTFGPYEEPKYAVIVLVEHGQSGGRAGGPITVKIFNKLVEMGYIDKKFLKQNQKK; the protein is encoded by the coding sequence ATGAGAATGCGTCTTATTTTTGGGATAATTACTATTTTTTGGATTATTTTGCTTACGAGAATTTACTATTTATCTATAAAATCAAATAAATATTATGAAGAAATAGCAGAACAAAATGCAGTAAAAACTGAACTAATAGCACCAGTTAGAGGCAATATTTATGATATAAAAGGTAGACCCCTTGCTGTAAATAGACTTGGCTTTTCTATATCTATAAAACCGCATATAAGTAATAAAGAAGAGATTTTAGATGATGAGATAAATGCTATAGTTTCTTTATTTGGTGATTTAAATGCTACGAAAATCAAAAAAGATTATAAAAAAAATGATTCCCCTTATAATCAAGATTTTATAGAAGTTGTAGATTTTATAGATTATGATGCGATGCTTCCACACTTTGCCAAATTAGTTCTAAGGCATAATTTGCTTATAAAGCCGGCTTCGAAGCGACACTATCCTAATGATAACATAGCTTCACATGTTATAGGATATGTTGGTAGAGCAAATTTGGATGATTACAATAACGATCCTATGACAAAACTTACAAACTACACAGGTAGAAATGGTGTAGAAAGGTATTATAACTCTGTATTGCAAGGAATAAACGGAGAAAGAAAGACAAAGGTTACCGCACTAAATAAAGAAGTTGAGGAAATTTCATATACAAAGCCAAGAAGCCAAGATATAAAGCTTACAATAGATCTTGATTTGCAAAAATACATATATGAAAATTTTGAACATAGAGCCGGTGCTATAATTGTTATGGATTTAAATGATGGAGCTATTTTATCGGCAGTAAGTTTTCCAGAATACAATCTAAATCCTTTTGTAACTGGAATTAGTTATGAGCAGTGGAATAATATAGTAAATAGTCTAGATCACCCCTTTACAAATAAGTTGGTAAATGGTCTTTATCCACCAGCATCAACTATAAAAATGGCTAGTGCAATGGCATTTTTAGATAGTGGAAAAATGACAAAAGATGATGGATTTTTTTGTAGTGGAAGTTTTGAGTTAGGTGGGCGTAAATTTAGATGCTGGAAGAGTTCTGGACATGGATTTGTGAATTTAAATGATGCGATAAAATATAGTTGCGATGATTATTTTTACAAAGGAAGCTTTAAAGTTGGTATAGATGAAATGGTGCCTATATATGAAAAATTTGGTTTTGGTTACAAAACTAATGTTGATTTGCCAAACGAATTTGTTGGAACTGTGCCTAGTAGAAGTTGGAAAAAGCAAAAAACAGGGGAGAGCTGGTATCAAGGCGATACGCTTATTACATCTATTGGACAGGGTAGTTTTCTTGTAACTCCTATGCAAATGGCTAAATTTATAGGAGCGCTTGCAACAAATAAAAATATAACGCCTCATTTCTTAGATTCTATAGATGGACAAAAAGTCAAATTTGAAGTTACTGATTTATTTATAGATCCTAAAAAAATACAAAATTTATCGTATGTTAAAAAGGCTATGAAAGATGTTGCAAATAGCGAAGGTGGAACTGCTCTTAGGGTTTTATCTCAAAGTAATGTAACTCTTGGAACAAAAACGGGAACAGCTCAAGTTGTGGGTATTCCACAAAGCGAAAAAGTTCGTATGAAAGAAGCCGATATGGAATACTATCAAAGGTCTCACGCTTGGATGACAACATTTGGACCTTACGAAGAGCCAAAATACGCGGTAATTGTCTTAGTAGAACATGGTCAAAGTGGCGGTAGAGCAGGTGGACCAATAACTGTTAAAATATTTAATAAACTAGTAGAAATGGGTTATATAGATAAGAAATTTTTAAAGCAAAATCAAAAAAAATAG
- a CDS encoding N-acetyltransferase: protein MIFYKKALLKDISSMQDLVKIEVEKGIILPRNKDEVATNIRSYTLCFEDDTLAGYGALHIHSDFLAEVRSLVVSKDYRNRGVGSEIVKKLLAEAKFYGVKNVMTLTYRDKFFINLGFKIIDKSEIPMQKIWADCIKCKHFPICDEIALIYQI, encoded by the coding sequence GTGATTTTTTATAAAAAAGCTCTTTTAAAAGATATTTCTAGTATGCAAGATCTTGTTAAAATCGAAGTTGAAAAAGGCATTATACTTCCAAGAAATAAAGATGAAGTAGCAACAAATATCCGCTCTTACACTTTATGTTTTGAAGATGATACTTTGGCTGGATATGGTGCTTTACATATTCATAGTGATTTTTTAGCAGAAGTTAGAAGTTTGGTAGTATCTAAAGATTATAGAAATAGAGGTGTTGGTAGTGAAATTGTAAAAAAACTTTTAGCAGAAGCGAAATTTTATGGTGTAAAAAATGTTATGACGCTTACTTATAGAGATAAGTTTTTTATAAATTTAGGTTTTAAAATTATAGATAAATCAGAAATTCCTATGCAAAAAATTTGGGCTGATTGTATAAAATGTAAGCATTTTCCTATATGCGACGAAATAGCACTTATTTATCAAATATAA
- the yihA gene encoding ribosome biogenesis GTP-binding protein YihA/YsxC, whose translation MIKVADAKFITSCVNLESSPEFSTSEIVFLGRSNVGKSSFINAIACNKSLAKSSSTPGKTRLINFFDITFMDLQDKFSLIFVDLPGFGYAKVSKKEQEIWKKNLDKFLNFRTQIRLFVHLIDSRHIGLESDINLKNYINKFKRADQEFITFYTKCDKLNQSEKSAILKYDKNAHLVSVLKGIGIDEARQIIVDRSLNL comes from the coding sequence GTGATAAAAGTAGCTGATGCTAAATTTATAACTTCATGTGTAAATTTAGAAAGCTCTCCTGAATTTTCTACAAGTGAAATTGTATTTTTAGGGCGTTCAAATGTTGGCAAAAGCAGTTTTATAAATGCTATTGCTTGCAACAAATCTTTAGCAAAAAGTTCATCAACTCCAGGTAAAACTAGACTTATAAATTTTTTCGATATTACATTTATGGATTTACAAGATAAATTCAGCCTTATTTTCGTAGATTTACCAGGATTTGGTTACGCAAAAGTTTCTAAAAAAGAGCAAGAAATTTGGAAAAAAAACTTAGATAAATTTTTAAATTTTAGAACCCAAATAAGACTTTTTGTCCATCTTATAGACTCAAGGCATATTGGTTTGGAATCTGATATAAATTTAAAAAATTATATAAATAAATTTAAAAGAGCTGATCAAGAATTCATAACATTTTATACTAAATGCGATAAATTAAATCAAAGTGAAAAAAGTGCTATTTTAAAATATGATAAAAATGCACATTTAGTATCTGTTTTAAAAGGCATTGGCATAGATGAAGCTAGGCAAATCATCGTAGATAGGAGCTTAAATTTGTGA
- a CDS encoding LptA/OstA family protein, whose protein sequence is MDKFKIKIAFFTILFSSILFAEQVEVTADNFFADEKNFYSDLKGNVVVKKGDYDTLWADSVRITFNEKKEPIKYFAKGNAKFKVLVNEKHYDGNADELTYIPQKQLYIMDGKAYLHEEETDKKVYGNIIEVNQINGTYEVKSKDKKPVRMIFQVEDKK, encoded by the coding sequence ATGGATAAATTTAAAATAAAAATCGCTTTTTTTACTATTTTGTTTTCTTCTATACTGTTTGCAGAACAAGTTGAGGTAACTGCTGACAATTTCTTTGCAGATGAGAAGAATTTTTATAGCGATTTAAAAGGAAATGTTGTTGTAAAAAAGGGCGATTACGATACGCTTTGGGCAGATAGCGTTAGAATAACATTTAATGAAAAAAAAGAACCCATCAAATACTTTGCCAAAGGCAATGCTAAATTTAAAGTTTTAGTAAATGAAAAACACTACGATGGAAATGCTGATGAACTAACCTATATACCTCAAAAACAGCTTTACATCATGGATGGAAAAGCTTATTTGCATGAAGAAGAAACCGATAAAAAGGTTTATGGTAATATCATAGAAGTAAATCAGATAAATGGAACTTATGAAGTAAAAAGTAAAGATAAAAAGCCAGTTAGAATGATTTTTCAAGTTGAGGATAAAAAGTGA
- the lptC gene encoding LPS export ABC transporter periplasmic protein LptC, translating into MVIKIFYFVIALFSVSMALIAFQSPYLKQISKIEVGIADMQMNGVKNYEINSSGINGLYEATKALRINDDDYFYDFKGKILRDDTVHNLRSDEGIYKKDEIVFKKNAFYENSNNLNFSSQEIIYDIKNGIVKSDVDFVATQNKDKIIGKSVKYDTKNKQIYAKGVHSWINLK; encoded by the coding sequence GTGGTAATAAAAATATTTTATTTTGTCATAGCACTTTTTAGTGTTTCAATGGCTCTTATTGCTTTTCAAAGTCCGTATTTAAAACAAATTTCTAAAATTGAAGTAGGCATTGCTGATATGCAAATGAATGGAGTTAAAAACTACGAGATAAATTCCAGCGGTATAAACGGACTTTATGAGGCAACAAAAGCTCTTAGAATAAATGACGATGATTATTTTTATGATTTCAAAGGAAAAATTCTAAGGGATGATACTGTGCATAATCTTCGTTCAGATGAAGGGATTTACAAGAAAGATGAGATTGTTTTCAAAAAAAATGCTTTTTATGAAAATAGCAATAATTTAAATTTTTCATCCCAAGAGATTATTTATGATATCAAAAATGGAATTGTAAAAAGCGATGTTGATTTTGTCGCCACACAAAATAAGGATAAAATTATCGGCAAAAGTGTAAAATACGATACCAAAAATAAGCAAATTTATGCAAAGGGTGTGCATTCATGGATAAATTTAAAATAA
- a CDS encoding KdsC family phosphatase has protein sequence MIEIVFLDVDGCLTDGKIIYSPHGEIKEFDVKDGFGIEGWLKLGKKVAIITKRNSPRVEERARDLKISYVFQGVKDKLKTAEEILKKENLSLENAAAIGDDYNDQVLLSKVKRSFKPNDATNGLLVQTTLTHNGGNGAIREMIEILMKENGIFEDWVKVW, from the coding sequence ATGATAGAGATTGTTTTTTTAGATGTTGATGGTTGTTTGACAGATGGAAAGATAATATATTCTCCACACGGCGAAATAAAAGAATTTGATGTAAAAGATGGTTTTGGCATAGAGGGCTGGTTAAAGCTGGGTAAAAAAGTAGCAATCATAACAAAAAGAAATTCTCCAAGAGTTGAAGAAAGAGCACGAGATCTTAAGATTAGTTATGTTTTTCAAGGTGTAAAAGATAAGCTAAAAACAGCTGAAGAAATTTTAAAAAAAGAAAATTTAAGTCTAGAAAATGCAGCTGCTATAGGCGATGATTATAATGATCAAGTTTTGTTAAGTAAAGTTAAAAGAAGTTTTAAGCCAAACGATGCTACAAATGGACTTCTTGTTCAAACTACTTTAACTCACAATGGTGGCAATGGTGCCATAAGAGAGATGATAGAAATATTAATGAAAGAAAATGGCATTTTTGAAGATTGGGTTAAAGTGTGGTAA
- the hisB gene encoding imidazoleglycerol-phosphate dehydratase HisB, giving the protein MIQKSRKTKETDISIELEIYGTGKHDIDTGIGFFDHMLSSFAKHSLFDLKIKANGDLNVDFHHTVEDVGILLGECLKDSIYPLNGVERFGDSIITMDEAAISVAIDLCNRFYLVYESIDSGKVGDFDIELVCEFFRSFSLNASINLHIVKLRGSNSHHIIEASFKAVGVALRRALVKNSRVEIPSTKGVL; this is encoded by the coding sequence ATGATACAAAAATCAAGAAAAACCAAAGAAACAGATATAAGTATAGAACTTGAAATTTATGGGACTGGTAAGCATGATATAGACACTGGTATAGGTTTTTTTGATCATATGCTTAGTTCTTTTGCAAAACACTCTTTATTTGACCTTAAAATCAAAGCTAATGGTGATTTGAATGTTGATTTTCATCATACTGTTGAAGATGTAGGAATTTTGCTTGGAGAATGCCTAAAAGATAGTATTTATCCTCTTAATGGCGTAGAAAGATTTGGCGATAGTATAATAACCATGGATGAAGCTGCCATTAGTGTTGCTATTGATCTTTGCAATAGATTTTATTTAGTGTATGAAAGTATTGATAGTGGCAAAGTAGGCGATTTTGATATAGAGCTTGTTTGTGAGTTTTTTAGATCATTTAGTTTAAATGCTAGTATAAATTTACATATAGTAAAGCTAAGAGGAAGTAATTCTCATCATATCATAGAAGCTAGTTTTAAAGCCGTTGGTGTTGCATTAAGAAGGGCTTTGGTTAAAAACTCTAGAGTTGAAATTCCAAGCACAAAAGGCGTTTTATGA